One Trichormus variabilis 0441 genomic window, AGATTTATTTGCTGCTATTGATAGTCTGAAAAAAGAACTCAATGCGGTGATTTTGGCACATTATTATCAAGAGCCGGATATTCAAGATATTGCAGACTTTATAGGCGATTCATTACAATTAGCTAGAGCCGCAGCCAAGACCAATGCAGATGTGATTGTCTTTGCTGGCGTTCATTTTATGGCAGAGACAGCCAAGATTCTCAATCCTGAGAAATTGGTACTGTTACCAGATTTAAATGCGGGTTGTTCTCTAGCAGATAGTTGTCCACCAAAAGAATTTGCCGCTTTTAAAGCAGCACATCCCGATCATTTAGTAGTTTCCTATATTAACTGCTCTGCTGAAATTAAAGCTATGAGCGATATTATCTGCACGAGTTCCAACGCCGTGAAGATTGTGCAGCAAATCCCTAAAGAACAGCCGATTATTTTTGCTCCTGACAGAAATTTGGGGCGTTATGTGATGGAACAGACGGGACGGGATTTAGTACTGTGGCAGGGTAGCTGTTTGGTACATGAAACCTTCTCTGAGAAGAAGATTGTACAGTTAAAAGTTGCTCATCCCCAAG contains:
- the nadA gene encoding quinolinate synthase NadA, with amino-acid sequence MFTTAFAQREQTQPGGLPLDLFAAIDSLKKELNAVILAHYYQEPDIQDIADFIGDSLQLARAAAKTNADVIVFAGVHFMAETAKILNPEKLVLLPDLNAGCSLADSCPPKEFAAFKAAHPDHLVVSYINCSAEIKAMSDIICTSSNAVKIVQQIPKEQPIIFAPDRNLGRYVMEQTGRDLVLWQGSCLVHETFSEKKIVQLKVAHPQAEAIAHPECESSVLRHASFIGSTAALLQYCQTSPSQEFIVATEPGIIHQMQKLAPNKHFIPAPPINNCACNECPFMRLNTLEKLYWAMKNRTPEITMSEDIRIAALRPMQRMLEMSN